The Streptomyces uncialis genomic interval GGGGACGACCGCCATCCGGTAACGCATACCGAGCTTCTTGCGGGCCAGCGCACCCGCCGCCTTGAGCCGTACGTACGGGTCCTCGGGGTCCATGAAGAGTTCCGCCGGGTCGTAGCCGGGTTTGCGGTGGATCTCCACGAGCTGCGCGAAGTCGGGGGCGCGGGCGTCGTCCAGCCAGTAGTAGTACGTGAACCAGGCGCCCGGTTCGGCGAGGGCGACGAGTTCACCCGAGCGCGGATGGTCGAGGCCGTGGGCCTTCTTGCCCTCGTCGTCCAGGAGCTGTTCGAGGCCCGGGAGCCCTTCGAGGGCGGCGCGGGTGGCGTCCAGGTCCTCGGGGCGGCGGACGTAGACATGGGCGATCTGATGGTCGGCGACCGCGAAGGCACGGGACGCCATCGGGTCGAGGTACTCCATACCGTCCTGGGTGTGGACCTCCAGGAGACCCGCGCGACGCAGGGCGCGGTTGATGTCGACGGGCCGGTCGGCGGGGGTGATGCCGTACTCGGAGAGGACGACGACGGTGCGGCCCTCGCGGCGGGCGTCGTCCAGCAGGGGCGCGACCGCCGTGTCGAGCGCGGTGGCGGCGGCATGGGAGCGGGGGTCGTCGGGGCCGAAGCGCTGGAGGTCGTAGTCCAGATGGGGAAGATAGGTGAGGGCGAGGTCGGGGCGGCGGGTGGCGAGGAGGTGCCGGGTCGCGTCGATGATCCACTGGCTGGAGACGAGGTCGGCGCCCGGTCCCCAGAAGTGGAACAGCGGGAACGTGCCCAGCCGGGAGACGAGTTCGTCGTGCAGGGCGGGCGGCCGGGTGTAGCAGTCGGGTTCCTTGCGGCCGTCGGCGTAGTAGACGGGACGCGGGGTGACGGTGAAGTCGGTGTCGGCGCCCATCGCGTACCACCAGCAGATGTTGGCGACGGTGTAGCCGGGGTGGGCGCGGCGGGCGGCGTCCCAGAGCTTGTCGCCCGCGACCAGGCCGTTGTGCTGGCGCCACAGCAGGACGTCGCCCAGTTCGCGGAAGTACCAGCCGTTGGCGACGATGCCGTGCTCGGCGGGCAGGGTGCCGGTGAGGAACGTGGACTGCGCGGCGCAGGTGACCGCGGGCAGTACCGTGCCGAGCGCCGCGCGGGAGCCGGTCCCGGCGAGGGCCCGCAGATGGGGCATACGGGCGAGGAGCCGGGGGGTGAGCCCGACGACGTCGAGCACGAGGAGGGGGGTGGGGGGCGGGGCGTCGGCAACCGCGTCGGCGGGAGCGTCGGCGGCGGGTGCCGTGGACCGGTTGGGCCCGGTGGACTCGTCGGGCGCGGTGGACTCCGGGGGCACGGGGGTCACGGGAGCTCCTTCAGGCCGAGGTCCGTCAGCAGGTCGCGGGCCAGGGTGAGTTCCGCGGCGATCCCGTCGGTGAGCTGGGCCCGGACCCGGGGCCGCAGTTCGGGCGGCAGGGCCTGCCAGGTGTACGTCTCGACCTCCAGGTGCCGGGTCAGCGGCCGGGGTCCGCCGACCAGCCGCCCCAGGGACGCGGTCAGCACGTCGAGCGTCGAGGTCAGCGGCGGGGCGGGCGCGGCGTGCAGCGGTACGTGGAAGTGGGCGCGCCAGGGGGCGCCGTCGGGCAGCGCCGTGCCGGAGACCGCGGGGCCGAGGTCGTCGGTGCCGCGCAGTCCGGCGGCGGTGGCGGTGCGGGTCTGGTGCAGGAACCGGGGTTCGTCGAAGGCGGCGAGGGCTTCGCGTACCTCGGGCAGATGGGGGTTCTCGGCGTGCAGCGCGGCGGAGAGCTGGGCCTTGACGACGGGTACGCCGGCGGCGGTGAGCGCGTCGAGGGCGGGGCCGGGGTCCTCGAAGGAGGTCGCCAGATGACACGTGTCGACACAGATCCCGATCCGCTCGTGTCCGACGGCGGTGAGCGGCGCGATGGCGTCCCGGGTCGTCTCCACGACACAGCCGGGCTCGGGTTCCAGGCCTACACGCACGGAACGGCCGGTGAGGTCGGCGAGTGCGTCGAGCCGGTGGCCGAGCGTGCGCAGGGCGTCGAGGGCGGCCGCGGCGCGCGGCGCGGGATGGTCGGTGCGCCAGGCGAGCGGGAGGGTGGAGATGGTGCCCTCGGTGATGTCGTCCGGGAGGAGCTGGACGAGCAGCCGGGCGAGTTCGGTGGTGTGGCCGAGGCGTTCGGGGTCGGCCCAGTCGGGTTTGTACACCCGGTACTTGACCTCCTCGGCGCCGAATCCCTGGTAGGGGAAGCCGTTGAGGGTGACGACCTCCAGGCCGCGCCGGTCGAGTTCGCCGCGCAGCGACCGGACGGCGGCGGGGTCGGCGGCGAGGGCGCGGGCGGCGTCCCTGGCGAGCCACAGTCCGATGCCGAGGCGGTCCCGGCCGAGGCGTTTGCGGACGGGTTCGCAATGGTCGCGCAGCTGGGCGAGGACCCCGTCGAGGGTTTCGGCGGGGTGGACGTTGGTGCAGTAGGCGAGGTGGACCGTGGAGCCGTCGGGGTGCCGGAAGCGCATCGGTCACGAACCTCCGCGCAGGATGGAGTTGCCCTCATGGGTCGCGCCGGTCCCGGCCCCGGGGACATCGAGGACTAGGCGCCCGCTGAGCCCGTAGAAGGCGACGGGGTTGCGCCACAGCACGAGGTCCACGTCGTCCTCGGTGAATCCGGAGACCAGCATCAGATCGGCGACCTCGCGGGTCTTCAGCGGGTCGCTGCGGCCCCAGTCGGCGGCGGAGTTGACGAGTACCTTCTCCGGCCCGTACTCGTTGAGGACGTCGACCATCCGCGCGGCGTCCATCTTGGTGTCGGGGTAGACGGAGAACCCGAGCCAGCAGCCCGCGTCCTTCGCCTCCTTGACGGTGGTCTCGTTGAGATGGTCGAGCAGGACCCGGTCGGCGGGCAGCGCGGACTCATGGACGGCGTCGAGGGTGCGGCGCAGTCCGGCGAGCTTGTCGCGGTGCGGGGTGTGGACGAGCGCGGGCAGTTCGTGGTCGGCGGCGAGCTGGAGCTGGGCGGCCAGCGCGTGGTCCTCGGCCGGGGTCATCGAGTCGTAGCCGATCTCCCCGACGGCGACGACCCCGTCCTTGTCGAGATAGCGCGGCAGTTCGTCGAGGACGGGCACACAGCGCGGGTCGCCCGCCTCCTTCGGGTTGAGGGCGAGGGCGCAGTGGTGGGCGATGCCGTACTGCGCGGCGCGGAAGGGTTCCCAGCCGAGGAGGGCGTCGAAGTAGTCGATGAACGAGGCGGGTGAGGTGCGGGGCTGGCCGAGCCAGAAGGAGGGTTCGACCACGGCACGGACCCCGGCGGTGTGCATGGCCTGGTAGTCGTCGGTGGTGCGGGAGGTCATATGGATGTGGGGATCGAAGATGCGCATCAGGACTCCTCGCCGGTGGCAGTGGCCGCCCTGGGGGCGGTGAGGGTCAGCGTGTACCGCAGGTCGTCGGGGACGGGGCGGCCCGCCGCGGTCCGTTCCCGGGCCTGGTCGTCGAGCATCCGGGCGAGCTCGGTGTCGCCGCGGGCGCGTTCCGCGAGTGCGGCGACGGCGGTCACCGGGACCCCGGTGAACAGGCACTTGAGCACGGCGTGCCGCCATTCGTGCGCGTCGAGGTGGACGGCCGCGTAGGGGCCGACGGCGGCGGCGACCAGCCGGGTGTCATTGGTGCGCAGCGCGTCCCGGACCAGCGGGAGGGCGGCGGGTCCGGGGACGAGGGCGGGCAGGGCGAGGAGCACCGCGCGGCGTTCGGCGGCGGTGCCCTGGCCGTAGAGCCGGGTGAGGGTGTCGGGACCGGCGTGCGCGGCGCGCAGCAGGAGTACGCGTACGGCGTCGGCGTGCTCGTGCCCGCAGCGGCGTCCGGCCTGCGCGAACAGCGCTTCCCAGCGGGCGGCACCCCGGGCGGCCCCGGACTGCCCGGGGCCGGGTACGGCTCCGGCCCTGTACGCGGACCCGACTCCCGAGACGGCTGCGGCTCCCGAGGCGGGTGCGGATGCGGCTCCCGGTACGGCTGCGGCTCCCGGGACGGGTGCGGCTGCGGCTGCGGCTGCGGCTCCCGAGAGGACGGGTGCGGCTGCGGCTCCGGCCCTGTACGCGGACCCGGCTCCCGGGATGGGTGCGGCTCCCGGGACGGGTGCGGACGCGGCTCCCGAGACGGCTGCGCTCCCACCGTTCACTGCCGCTCCGGCCTCGGCTGCCGGTCCCGCCCCGGCCCCGCTTTCGGCCCCGGACCCGGACCCGGACCCGGCCGCGGTTCCGACCTCCGTCTCCGCCTCGCCCCCCGCCTCGGTGAGGGCCCGGTCGAGCCAGGCGCGGGCGGCCTCGGACAGTGCGGCGCCGAGCTCCTCGCGGGTGGGGAGGTGGACGGGGGCCGTCATGACCGGCCCCCTTCGCCGGGGGTGGTGCGCCCAGTGGCGGGTACGCGGTCGCTTCCGCCGTGGGACGGCCGGGCCGTCGTACGCGGGGAAGCCGGGCGCCGCGCGCGGCGCGCCGTACCGTGTCCGGACGGGGGCGGGGCCACCGAGCGCAGGAACTCCAGCGAGGTGGCGGCGAGCCGGGGGCCCGCGTGGCTGTGCCGGGGCAGTTCCACGCAGGTCAGCCCCTGGTACCCGGTGGCGGCGAGCGCGTCGAGGACGGGCGGGACGTACAGCTCTCCCTCGCCGAAGGGCAGATGGTCGTGGACACCGCGCCGCATGTCCTCGATCTGGACGTGCCGCAGCCAGGGCCCGGCGGCCCGGACGCAGTCGGCGGGCGGCGCGGTCTCCGTCACCAGGCAGTGGCCGATGTCGAGGGTGAGCCCGAGGGCTTCGGGCGAGCCGAGCGCGGTGCGCAGCCGGTGGAACCCGTCGAGGGTGTCCAGCAGATGGCCGGGCTCAGGTTCCACGGCGAGTGGCACCCCGGCGGCAGTCGCGGCGGCGACGACGGGTTCCAGGGTCGCCGCGAGCCGGTCCCACGCCTGATCCTCGTCGACCCCGCCCGGCGCGGGGCCGCTGAAGCAGTGGACGGCGTGCGCGCCCAGTTCGGCGGCGACCCGGACGGCGGTGGTGAGGAGTCCGGTGCGCAGGGCCCGCCGGTCCGGGTCGGGGTCGAGCAGGGTGGGGCCGTGCTTGTGCCGGGGGTCCAGGACATAGCGGGCGCCGGTCTCGACGGTGACGGTGAGTCCGAGCCGGTCGAGCTGCCGGGCCACCGCGCGGGTGCGCTCCGCGAGGTCCGGTGCGCACGGGTCGAGGTGCATATGGTCGAGGGTCAGCCCGACGCCGTCGTACCCGAGGTCGGCGAGCAGGGTGAGGGCGTCGGTGAGCCGCAGATCGGTGAGACCGTTGGTGCCGTAGGCGAAACGGAGGGCGCTCATGTGATGCTCACCCGCCGGGCGAAGGTCCGGGCGGCGGGGACGAGGGCGGCGGTCAGCAGTGCGGTGACGGGCGCTCCGGCGCGGGCGCAGAGCGCGGCCTGGAACGGGATCATCGCCCGGATTCCGGCGCCCACGGCCCGCCGGGTGAGCGGTGGGGACGGGTTGAGTGCCGCGTGCCACAGCGGTACGGCGACGGTGGCGAGGTATCCGGCGGTGAGCGCGCCCTGGAGGCTGGTGCCCGGCAGGCCGAGGGGGGCTGCTCCCCGTCGGCCTGCCGGGGGCGGGTGGGCGCCGGCGGGGGGACGCGGTCCGAGCAGCGTCCGGGCCAGCGCGGTGGTGGTCGCGAGGGCGGTGAGCGGTACGGCGGTGGAGCCGCCGTACGCCTCGTGGCGGGACACGGCGGTCACCGCGAGGGTGTGCGTGCCGAGTGCCGCGGCGGCGGGCAGCGCCCGCCGGGCCCGGCCGCCGTTGGCGGTGGCGCCGAGGACGAGGTCCAGGGCGCGGGCCGTCCCCATGGCCACGGGGCCGAGCGGGGTGTGCTTGAGCCCGAGGTCGTACGCCCACACCGTGGCCGCCAGCGCGGCGGCGGTCGCGAGCGCGGGGCGTCCGGCCAGTGCGGCGCAGCCGATCCCGGCGGCGGTGAGGGCCGCCGCGCCGGTGAGGGCGGCGGCGGGGGCGATCCGCCCGGACGGCAGCGGCCGGTGCGGGCGTTCGACCGCGTCGACCTCCCGGTCGGCCCAGTCGTTGAGCGCCATGCCCGCCTGGTACAGACACACGGAGGCGCCGATGGCCAGCAGGGTACGGCGTCCGGGGCGGGAGGCGACGGTCGAGGCTCCGGCGAGGGCGTCACCGGGGACGGTGAACAGGGCGGGCAGGCGCAGGAGTTCGGCCCAGTCGGCGCGGGTTCCGGCGCGGATCGCGGGGCGTTGGGGGGCGGGGGCCGCCGACACCTGGACCGTGGACGTACCGGGCGCGGACGTACCAGGTACCGACCCACCAGGTACCGACGGACCGGCTACAGCCGGAGCGGGTCCGGGTGCCGTGTCGCGGGGGTCGTTCATCGTTCACCCGCCAGGAGCCTGCCGAACGCCAGCAGTTGCGCGTACTGCTCACCGAGCGCGGCCGGGGCGCCCGGGTCCGGGTCCTTGAAGTAGAAGGCGAGTTCCGGCCGGGGTCCGGCGAGACCGGTCTCGTGGGCGCGGGCCAGCAGCCGGGCCAGGTCGAGGACCAAGGGGGCGGCTAGGGCCGAGTCGCAGCCCTGCCAGGTGGTCTGGAGGGTCATCCGGGAGCCGAGGAAGCCGTCGAAGGCGATGTGGTCCCAGGCCGTCTTCCAGTCGCCGAGCGCGGGGACGTCGTCGATGTGCGTACCGCCTTCGGGGACCGTCCCGAGGGTGTCGGCGAGGACGCGTTCCTTGCCCGCGTTCTTCGCGGCGGCGGCGCGCGGGTCGGCCAGGGCGGCGCCGTCCCCGCCGCCGAGGAGATTCGTCCCGGACCAGGCCCGCACCGTGAGCGCGCGCTGGGCGAACATCGGCCCGAGGACGGACCGCAGCAGGGTCTGCCCGGTCTTGCCGTCGCGGCCCGCGTACGGCAGTCCGCCGCCCTCGGCCTCGGCGGCGAGCGCCGGGTGGTGCAGCCCGGTGGACGGGGTGAAGTTGACGTACGGGCAGTCGGCGCGCAGGGCCGCCGCCGCGTACAGGGAACTGGGCGGCAGGGTGCCGTCGCCGGGGCCGGCCTCCGTGGAGGCGACGTTGACGACGACGGCGCGTGCCAGGCCGTTCACTCGGACGAAGGCACGGATGTCGGCGGCGAACACCTCGATCAGTTCCTCCTCGTCGCGGGAGTCACCGGGCAGCGGGCCACCGGGGCGGATCTCGCGGTCGGCGGCCTCCAGTTCGGCGCGGACCGCGTCGGCGAGGCCGTGCGGGAGGACGCCCTGGTCGGCGAGAGCCTCGGCGCGTTTGGGGAGGGGGCAGTCGAGGGTGTCGTGCCCGCCGAAGACGAGGGTGCCCAGCGGGGGGAGCGCGGCCTCGGTGAACGCGTCGGTCTCGGTGACCATCCCGGTGGCGGGGCGCAGTCCGGCGGCGACGGCCGCGCAGCCCGCGACGGCGGTGGTGGCGACGGAGCCCCTTGCGCCGATCAGCCAGACGCCGGTACGGGCGGGAGCCGCGGCGGGCACACCGCCCGGGGCGGACGTGGCGCGGGCGGACGTGGAGCGGGCGGTGCCGGGCCGGGTGGACGTGGAACCGGTGGGCGTGGACCGGGCGGTGCCGGACGGAGCGGTCGTGGACGGAGTGGTGGGTTCGGCGGACATGGGCAGCCTCCTTGTCGTGCGCGAACCGGGAGCGCGAGGGAACGAGTCGTGAGGGGGCGGGACGTGAGGGGGGGACGTGAGGTGGGGGGCGTGGGTGGCGGGTCGTGGGTGGGGGGAGCGGGTCCCTCCCGCCCAGGGGAGGCGGGAGGGACGACGGCTCCGGGCCGAAGGGCGGCCCGCCCCCGGCGAGGCAAGGGGAAGCGGGCGGGCATCCCTCCGGGAGGGTCCGGAGCGGTGCGGAGTGGTGCGGAGTGGTGCGGAGTGGTGCGGTGCGGTGCCGGATGGTCGGTCCGGGACGGCGGGCGGAGGTCCGGCGTCCTCCGCCCGCCGCCGTTCTAGGCGCCCGGTACGGGCAGTTCCTTCAGCTGGATGTCGCGGAACGCCACCTTGTCGGCGGGTCCGTGGTTCTGGAGCCCGATGTGTCCGTCGGTGAGGCTGCGCCGCGGGTCCTTGTTGGTGAAGTCGTTGACCTTGACTCCGTTGAGGAAGACCTGGAGGCGTTCGCCCTGCACACGGATCTCGTAGCTGTTCCACTGGCCAGGCGGGCGCAGCGCACGGTCACGTGCGTTGATGTTCGCCGATTTGAAGGAGTAGACGGAGCCGGTGGTGCGGTCGGCCCGGTCGGTGGCGTCGATCTGGATCTCGTAGCCCTTGTTCACGGCGGACCAGGGGTCGTCGGAGGCGGGGAAGCCCACGAAGATACCGGAGTTGTCGTCACCGGTCATCTTCCAGTCGAGCGTCAGGGAGTAGGACTTCAGCTCCTTGGCCTGGTACCACAGGAGCCCCATGCCGCCCTCGCTGTTGAGGACGCCGTCCTTGACGGTGAAGCGTCCGGGACCGGCCTGCTTCCAGCCGTCCGTGGTGTGGCCGTTGAAGAGGTCGCGGGCGCCCTGTTCGGGCTTGCAGTCGCCCTTGACCTGGCCGCTGGCGTACTGGAGGCCGCCCAGCAGATGGCTGCGGAAGGCTTCCTCGGCGTACGACTCCTTGGTGTGGCCGAGACCGGTGTAGAAGGACCGGCCGCCCTCGTACGCCTGGCACCAGGCGATCGGGTGGTCGCCCTTCATGGTGCCGCCCTGGTAGGTGGTCTCGTCCAGGGTGGCGAGGACGCGGACGTTGTCCCGCGGGTTGGAGCGGTAGTTGTACCACTCGTCCGTGCGCTCCCAGACGTCCGGGACGGACTTGGTGGCGGGGTGGTCGTGCTCGGTGACCCGGACGGTGGCCTGCTGGGTCGCCGGGTGGGACTCGAAGTACGCGCCGACGAGCTTGCCGTAGTAGGGCCAGTCGTACTCGGTGTCGGCCGCCGCGTGGACGCCCATGAAGCCGCCGCCGTTGGCCATGTAGTTCTGGAACGCCTGCTGCTGGGCCGCGTTCAGCACGTCACCGGTGGTGGACATGAAGACCACGGCGTCGTACCGGGCGAGGTTGGCGGTGGTGAACTGGCCCGCCGCCTCCGTGGAGTCGACGGTGATCTTGTTGTCCTTGCCGAGATCCTTGAGGGTCTGGACGCCGGTCGGGATGGCGTCGTGGCGGAATCCGGCGGTCTTGGAGAAGACGAGGACCCGCCTGGCGTCACGGTCCTTGGGGTCGCTGGAGATGTCGAAGTCGTCCAGGTCGTAGAGCGCTCCGGAGCCGCCCTTGAAGACCAGGTACAGGCTGGTGGTCTTCTTCGGCAGGGCCCGCAGCGGGACGTCGACGTCCTGGAAGGTCTCCCAGCTCCCGGTCACCGGGATCGGCGCGGAGCCGTGCAGGGCGCCCTTCGGGCCACCGCTGCGGACCTCCAGGGAGCCGCCCGCGCCGCCGGAGGATATCCGGGCGGTGAGCTTCTTCGCGCCGGTCAGGTTGTACGGCGTGAAGGAGATCCAGTCGCCGTCGGTGATGTCCCCGACGGTCTTGCCGCCGTTGGCCGCCGGCTTGTCGTAGACGCGGATGCCCTGCTGGGCGCCGAAGTGCTCGGCCTGCCGGTGGCGGGGCTGGAGCTGGACCTGGTCGTGGCTGGTGAGCTTCTCCTGGCCACCGCCGCCGTTGTCGGTGTACTCGGCGTCGAGGACCCCGAAGATATTGGCGTTGGGGTCGTGCTCGGTGTCGGCGGGGGCGGTGATGGTGCCCTCGCAGCCGGTGGCCGAGGTGATCGGGTGGCCGTGGCTGTCATGGCCGAGGATGTAGCGGACGGTGACCTTGGAGCAGTCGACCGCCCCGTCCTCGGGGTCCGTGACCTTCACCTTGAACGGGATCTTGTCACCGAAGCTGAACAGCTTGCCGTCCGGCGGGCTCTCCAAGGTGACGGTCGGCGCGGTGTTGCCGACGACGATCCGGACACTGGCGCGGGCCTTGCGGCCGGTCGGGTCGGTGACGGTGACGGTCGCCGTGTAGGTGCCGTCCTTGCGGTACGTGTACGAGGGTGAGGCGCCGGTGCCGGTCTTCCCGTCACCGAAGTCCCAGGCGTAGGTCAGCGGGTCACCGTCGGGGTCGCTCGCGGTGGCGTCGAGGCGGACCCTGAGCGGGGACTGCCCCGAGGTCTTGGTGGACTTGGCCTCCACGCTCGGGGAGCGGCCTCCGGTGGCGTTCTCGATGCGGTACAGCGCCGAGTGCTCGTTGCCGCCGAACCAGGCGGTGCCGTAGTCGAGGACGTAGAGCGCGCCGTCGGGGCCGAAGCTCATGTCCATGACCTGGGTGCCGGTCCACGGGAACGGATTGATCGACTGGACCGCGCCGTCCCCGCCCTGTTCGATCCGCTTGATCCAGCGGCGGCCGAACTCTCCGGCGAAGAAGTCGCCGTCGTACGCCTCGGGGAACTTGACCGGCGAGTCCAGGTCCGGGTCGTGCCGGTAGACGGGTCCCGCCATCGGGGACTCGGAGCCGGAGCCCAGCTCGGGGACGGAGCCGCCGTCGTAGGGCAGCCACGCCTGCTCGGCGGGCGGCAGGTCCACCAGACCGGTGTTGTTCGGGGAGTTGTTCTTCAGCGCCCCGCAGTCGAACGCGGCACCGGACTCCTTGGTGGCGAAGTCGTAATCCACGTACGGCTCGTTCTTGCCGACGCAGTAGGGCCAGCCGAAGTTGCCCGCCTTGGTGACACGTGCGAACTCGACCTTGCCGGACGGGCCGCGGGTGGCGCTGGCGGCTCCGGCGTCCGGGCCGTACTCACCGACGTAGACGACGCCGGTGGGCTTGTCGACGCTGATCCGGAACGGGTTGCGGAAGCCCATCGCGTAGATCTCGGGACGGGTCCTGTCCGTCCCGGGGGCGAAGAGGTTGCCGTCCGGGACGGTGTACGAGCCGTCCGGCTGGACCTTGATCCGCAGGATCTTGCCGCGCAGGTCGTTGGTGTTGCCGCTGCTGCGCTGCGCGTCGAAGGCCGGGTTGCGGTTCACGCGCTCGTCGATCGGGGTGTAGCCGTCGGAGGCGAAGGGGTTGGTGTCGTCGCCGGTCGACAGATAGAGATTGCCGTCCTTGTCGAAGTCGATGTCGCCGCCCACATGGCAGCAGGTGCCGCGGGTGGCCTTGACCTCAAGGACGTTCTTCTCGCTGGCCGTGTCGAGGGTGCCGTCGGCCTTCAGGACGAACCGGGAGAGCCGGTTGACCCCGTCGAAGCGCGCGAAGTCGGCGGCGGTGCCGGTCTCCGGGGCGTCGCCCGCCGGGGTGTCCATCGGCGGGGCGTAGTACAGATAGACGAAGCGGTTGTCCTTGAAGCCGGGGTCGACCCCGACGCCCTGGAGGCCCTCCTCGTCGTGGGTGTAGACGGGCAGCTTGCCCGAGACTCGGGTGTTGCCGTCGGCGTCGGTGAGGCGGAGCGTGCCGTCGCGGGAGGTGTGCAGGACGCCGCCCTCGGGGAGGACGGCGAGCGACATGGGCTCCCCGACCTCGGGGGCGCCCTTCGCGAGGGTGATCTGCTGGAACTCCTCCGCCGCGGCGGGGGCCCGCGGGGTGTCGGCACCGGCCGGCGGGGCGGCGAGGGCGAGGGAGGCGCCGGCGAACAGTGAGGTGATGAGGAGGGTGAGCGTTCTTCTCGGGGTGTGACGTTTCGTGTGCACGAAATCCCTCCGGGAGGGTCCGGGGAAGAGGGTTGCCGTTCGGCTGTGCGGTGCGGGACCCGGGGTGCGCCGTCACTCCGGTTCGTAGGTGTCCCTTACACCTCAGGGACCGTAGCCTCCTTTATCCGGGGCGGATAGTCCTTGTGCGACAGATAAGTTGAACTTTTTCCCGTGTCAGGACAAAGGGGGGTCCTGGCGGGGCCTCGGCGGTAACCCCCTGCGGGGTCGGTCCCGTTCTGCGGCTGCGGGCTCGCCTCCGGGGGGTCTGTGCCGCTGAGCGCGCTTGTCCCTGTGCGGGTCGTTCGTGGGGTGCGCGGTTCCTCGCGCCCCTGGGTCTGTGCTGCTGGGCGTACTTGTTCCTGTGCGGTACGGACGGGGGTGCGCAGTTCCCCGCGCCCCTGGAGGCTGCCTCCTGCTGTGGCCGGTCGACCGCGGGCCCGCAGGTGTGGTTCCCGCGCGTACCTGACGGACCGGCAGAGGGGGCGCCCCAAAGGGGCGCGGGGAACTGCGCACCCACGAACGACCTGTGCCGGAACACGTACGCCCAGCGGCACGGACCCAGGGGCGCCGAGGCCGTACGGGCACCGGGAACCCGGACCGATTACCCGGCGGAGCCGAACGCCGCGTCGAACGAGGCGGACGGGGGGTCGAAGTCGTAGCGGCGGAGGTGGGCCAGGGCCTCCGGCGCCCCCTGGAGGCGGTCCATCCCCGCGTCCTCCCACTCGACCGACACGGGTCCCTCGTACCCCACGGACCGCAGCATCCGGAACACGTCCTCCCAGGGCACGTCCCCGTGCCCGGCGGAGACGAAGTCCCACCCCCTGCGGGGATCGCCCCAGGGCAGATGCGACCCGAGGCGCCCGTTGCGGCCGTCCAGCCGCCGCCGCGCCTCCTTGCAGTCGACGTGGTAGATCCGGTCCTTGAAGTCCCACAGGAAGCCGACCGGGTCGAGGTCCTGCCACACGAAGTGGCTGGGGTCGAAGTTCAGCCCGAAGGCCGGCCGGTGGCCGACCGCCTCCAGGGCGCGCCGGGTGGTCCAGTAGTCGTAGGCGATCTCCCCGGGATGCACCTCGTGCGCGAACCGGACCCCCTGCGCGTCGAACACGTCGAGGACCGGGTTCCAGCG includes:
- a CDS encoding SCO3242 family prenyltransferase, whose amino-acid sequence is MSAAPAPQRPAIRAGTRADWAELLRLPALFTVPGDALAGASTVASRPGRRTLLAIGASVCLYQAGMALNDWADREVDAVERPHRPLPSGRIAPAAALTGAAALTAAGIGCAALAGRPALATAAALAATVWAYDLGLKHTPLGPVAMGTARALDLVLGATANGGRARRALPAAAALGTHTLAVTAVSRHEAYGGSTAVPLTALATTTALARTLLGPRPPAGAHPPPAGRRGAAPLGLPGTSLQGALTAGYLATVAVPLWHAALNPSPPLTRRAVGAGIRAMIPFQAALCARAGAPVTALLTAALVPAARTFARRVSIT
- a CDS encoding sugar phosphate isomerase/epimerase family protein, giving the protein MSALRFAYGTNGLTDLRLTDALTLLADLGYDGVGLTLDHMHLDPCAPDLAERTRAVARQLDRLGLTVTVETGARYVLDPRHKHGPTLLDPDPDRRALRTGLLTTAVRVAAELGAHAVHCFSGPAPGGVDEDQAWDRLAATLEPVVAAATAAGVPLAVEPEPGHLLDTLDGFHRLRTALGSPEALGLTLDIGHCLVTETAPPADCVRAAGPWLRHVQIEDMRRGVHDHLPFGEGELYVPPVLDALAATGYQGLTCVELPRHSHAGPRLAATSLEFLRSVAPPPSGHGTARRARRPASPRTTARPSHGGSDRVPATGRTTPGEGGRS
- the eboE gene encoding metabolite traffic protein EboE, with the protein product MRFRHPDGSTVHLAYCTNVHPAETLDGVLAQLRDHCEPVRKRLGRDRLGIGLWLARDAARALAADPAAVRSLRGELDRRGLEVVTLNGFPYQGFGAEEVKYRVYKPDWADPERLGHTTELARLLVQLLPDDITEGTISTLPLAWRTDHPAPRAAAALDALRTLGHRLDALADLTGRSVRVGLEPEPGCVVETTRDAIAPLTAVGHERIGICVDTCHLATSFEDPGPALDALTAAGVPVVKAQLSAALHAENPHLPEVREALAAFDEPRFLHQTRTATAAGLRGTDDLGPAVSGTALPDGAPWRAHFHVPLHAAPAPPLTSTLDVLTASLGRLVGGPRPLTRHLEVETYTWQALPPELRPRVRAQLTDGIAAELTLARDLLTDLGLKELP
- a CDS encoding inositol-3-phosphate synthase, with product MSAEPTTPSTTAPSGTARSTPTGSTSTRPGTARSTSARATSAPGGVPAAAPARTGVWLIGARGSVATTAVAGCAAVAAGLRPATGMVTETDAFTEAALPPLGTLVFGGHDTLDCPLPKRAEALADQGVLPHGLADAVRAELEAADREIRPGGPLPGDSRDEEELIEVFAADIRAFVRVNGLARAVVVNVASTEAGPGDGTLPPSSLYAAAALRADCPYVNFTPSTGLHHPALAAEAEGGGLPYAGRDGKTGQTLLRSVLGPMFAQRALTVRAWSGTNLLGGGDGAALADPRAAAAKNAGKERVLADTLGTVPEGGTHIDDVPALGDWKTAWDHIAFDGFLGSRMTLQTTWQGCDSALAAPLVLDLARLLARAHETGLAGPRPELAFYFKDPDPGAPAALGEQYAQLLAFGRLLAGER
- a CDS encoding nucleotide pyrophosphatase/phosphodiesterase family protein, whose product is MLDVVGLTPRLLARMPHLRALAGTGSRAALGTVLPAVTCAAQSTFLTGTLPAEHGIVANGWYFRELGDVLLWRQHNGLVAGDKLWDAARRAHPGYTVANICWWYAMGADTDFTVTPRPVYYADGRKEPDCYTRPPALHDELVSRLGTFPLFHFWGPGADLVSSQWIIDATRHLLATRRPDLALTYLPHLDYDLQRFGPDDPRSHAAATALDTAVAPLLDDARREGRTVVVLSEYGITPADRPVDINRALRRAGLLEVHTQDGMEYLDPMASRAFAVADHQIAHVYVRRPEDLDATRAALEGLPGLEQLLDDEGKKAHGLDHPRSGELVALAEPGAWFTYYYWLDDARAPDFAQLVEIHRKPGYDPAELFMDPEDPYVRLKAAGALARKKLGMRYRMAVVPLDPSPVRGTHGRLPASDDDGPLLLCSTPHAFGDRVAATEVKSLLLTLAGLTDPAREPSGEAASEPSSESERP
- a CDS encoding EboA domain-containing protein — its product is MPGAGSAYRAGAAAAPVLSGAAAAAAAAPVPGAAAVPGAASAPASGAAAVSGVGSAYRAGAVPGPGQSGAARGAARWEALFAQAGRRCGHEHADAVRVLLLRAAHAGPDTLTRLYGQGTAAERRAVLLALPALVPGPAALPLVRDALRTNDTRLVAAAVGPYAAVHLDAHEWRHAVLKCLFTGVPVTAVAALAERARGDTELARMLDDQARERTAAGRPVPDDLRYTLTLTAPRAATATGEES
- a CDS encoding TatD family hydrolase, whose product is MRIFDPHIHMTSRTTDDYQAMHTAGVRAVVEPSFWLGQPRTSPASFIDYFDALLGWEPFRAAQYGIAHHCALALNPKEAGDPRCVPVLDELPRYLDKDGVVAVGEIGYDSMTPAEDHALAAQLQLAADHELPALVHTPHRDKLAGLRRTLDAVHESALPADRVLLDHLNETTVKEAKDAGCWLGFSVYPDTKMDAARMVDVLNEYGPEKVLVNSAADWGRSDPLKTREVADLMLVSGFTEDDVDLVLWRNPVAFYGLSGRLVLDVPGAGTGATHEGNSILRGGS